Proteins found in one Magnolia sinica isolate HGM2019 chromosome 5, MsV1, whole genome shotgun sequence genomic segment:
- the LOC131245408 gene encoding probable serine/threonine-protein kinase PBL7 has translation MEAIGRDAKKEVVVLVVIVVVAALAVVSLIVAFSYYCYIRNKVSKRFKTKHSRNTSDRDGTSKMQVVTEKGVQVFNFKQLHSATGGFSKANVIGHGGFGSVYRGVLPDGRKIAVKLMDRSGKQGEEEFKMEVELLSRLLSPYLLALLGYCTDNDHKLLVYEYMSNGGLQEHLYPESGSHGGVSKLDWETRMRIALEAARGLEYLHEHVSPPVIHRDFKSSNILLDKNFHAKVSDFGLAKLGSEKAGGHVSTRVLGTQGYVAPEYALTGHLTTKSDVYSYGVVLLELLTGRVPVDMKRAPGEGVLVSWALPRLTDREKVVQIMDPSLEGQYSMKEVIQVAAIAAMCVQAEADYRPLMADVVQSLVPLVKHRKPTSKVGSCSSFHTTRSPTTPIARSPTASECGNAGS, from the exons ATGGAAGCTATAGGTAGAGATGCGAAGAAGGAGGTTGTTGTTCTTGTGGTGATCGTTGTAGTCGCTGCCTTGGCTGTGGTTTCTTTGATCGTTGCCTTCAGCTATTACTGCTACATCAGGAACAAGGTCTCCAAGCGCTTCAAGACTAAACATTCCA GGAATACCAGCGATAGAGATGGTACCTCAAAGATGCAAGTTGTTACAGAGAAAGGAGTACAGGTCTTCAATTTCAAGCAGCTTCATTCTGCGACTGGTGGATTCAGCAAGGCTAATGTTATTGGGCATGGCGGTTTTGGCTCGGTCTACAGGGGCGTCCTTCCTGATGGGAGGAAGATCGCTGTTAAGTTAATGGATCGATCCGGAAAGCAGGGGGAAGAGGAGTTCAAAATGGAG GTGGAGTTGCTTAGCCGTCTTCTTTCTCCGTATCTGCTGGCATTGCTGGGTTACTGTACAGATAATGACCATAAATTGTTGGTTTATGAGTATATGTCAAATGGAGGTCTGCAAGAGCACCTTTATCCTGAGAGTG GTTCCCATGGTGGCGTTTCGAAGTTGGACTGGGAGACCCGAATGAGAATAGCTCTGGAAGCAGCCAGAGGTCTGGAATACCTACATGAACATGTCAGCCCCCCAGTGATTCACAGAGATTTCAAGAGTAGCAACATCCTCTTGGACAAGAACTTCCATGCCAAAGTTTCAGATTTTGGCTTGGCCAAGCTTGGATCAGAGAAAGCTGGAGGGCATGTCTCCACCCGTGTATTGGGCACCCAAGGATACGTCGCTCCCGA ATACGCATTAACTGGACATTTGACCACCAAATCAGATGTATACAGCTATGGGGTTGTGCTCTTGGAGCTGCTCACAGGCAGGGTTCCAGTTGACATGAAGAGGGCTCCTGGGGAAGGTGTTCTTGTATCATGG GCATTGCCTCGGCTCACGGATAGAGAAAAGGTTGTACAGATCATGGATCCATCATTGGAAGGTCAGTATTCGATGAAGGAGGTTATTCAGGTGGCAGCCATTGCGGCAATGTGTGTACAAGCGGAAGCAGATTACAGGCCTCTAATGGCAGACGTGGTGCAGTCACTGGTCCCTCTCGTGAAGCATCGCAAGCCAACATCAAAGGTAGGCAGCTGTTCTAGCTTTCATACCACCAGGTCTCCTACAACTCCTATAGCCAGGTCTCCTACAGCTTCTGAATGTGGGAATGCAGGATCTTGA
- the LOC131246924 gene encoding uncharacterized protein LOC131246924, with amino-acid sequence MLQIITYSGTANPAEHLESFKALMELHGVSAPVICRAFSSTLSGVARQWFRQLKPRFIGSFLRLSKAVLTHFISGRDRRKPLAHLLTIKQREDELLRDHLIYFNAEVVQVDDYSDQIALTAIVAGLKQGKFLFSIGKNSPNTLVDLLNRAKKYSNVEELFSSRKTVRRRNNSTEDRKRREKGEHSTVNAKRKKEDDQDQNQHTNRHLKSRFHRYITLNAKPEQGRKEVELSKET; translated from the coding sequence ATGCTGCAAATAATCACCTACTCTGGAACTGCCAACCCAGCCGAGCATCTTGAGTCCTTCAAAGCTTTGATGGAGCTTCATGGCGTCTCGGCCCCCGTAATATGCCGAGCATTCTCCTCGACCTTATCAGGAGTTGCTCGGCAGTGGTTCAGGCAGCTGAAGCCGAGATTCATCGGTTCCTTCTTGCGGCTCAGCAAAGCCGTCCTCACACATTTCATTAGTGGGAGAGACAGAAGAAAGCCATTAGCTCATCTTCTCACGATCAAGCAGAGGGAGGACGAGCTATTAAGAGACCACCTCATCTATTTCAATGCCGAAGTTGTCCAGGTCGATGATTATTCCGACCAGATAGCTCTGACCGCCATAGTGGCTGGCCTTAAACAAGGAAAGTTCctcttctctattggtaagaactCTCCGAATACCCTCGTTGACCTACTTAACCgagctaaaaaatattccaatgtCGAGGAGCTCTTTAGTTCACGAAAAACTGTTCGAAGAAGAAATAACTCGACTGAGGATAGGAAGCGAAGGGAAAAGGGGGAACATTCTACCGTTaatgccaaaagaaagaaagaggacgaCCAAGACCAAAACCAGCATACCAACCGACATTTAAAAAGTCGTTTCCATCGGTACATTACCTTGAATGCCAAGCCGGAGCAAGGACGGAAAGAAGTCGAGTTGAGTAAGGAAACTTGA